Within the Paludisphaera rhizosphaerae genome, the region TTTGGCCAACCGCGCCAAGACGACGGCCGCATCGTCGGGTCAGGGGATGAAGAGCCTGGAGGTCGCGCTGGATCCGAATTCCCCCACCGAGGTGGAAGTTCTGAAGGTCGCGGCGCGGACTCAGGCCGGGTTGGATACGGTCCGGGTTCAGTTCGCCGAAGCCGCCGGCGGTCAGGCGGTCGCCGTCCGCGAGGCGATCGCCCGCAAGCCGCCGGCGATCATCATCGAGGCTCCTGAGACCACCGACCCCGAACTCGTGAAGGCCGTTGCCGAGGCGAAGGCCAAGGGGATCCTCGTGGTCGCCGTCGGCCGGCCTCTGGGCGGCGAAGGCGCGTCCGCCGAGGGATCCGGGCGCGAAGTGGTCGTCGCGCCCAGGCCGTTCGCCGAGTCCGCCCCGGAACTCGTGAAACTGGCTGCGCGGAACGCCGTGAACGGCAAGCTCGACCCCAAGGCGGGAGCGCTGGTCGTCTCCAGGCCGGCCGTCGACCCCCTGGTCGCCGACCGCGCCGCGGCTTTGAAGAAGGCGCTGGCCGACTTCGGCGTCGCTGAGGTCGACGAGTTCCGATACGAGGGCGACCTCGCCGCGGGCAAGGCCGCCATCCTGGAACGACTGGCCGCGCACCCCAAGGCGACGATGGTTCTCGCGGCCGATTCGGTGAGCCTTGCCGCCGCCCAGGGGGCCGTCAGGCGGGAACGCCGCTATTCGATCGCCGGCTACAGCGGCGACGAGTCCGTCGTCCGGTCGATGATCAAAACCGGCGAGTACGCCGGCGTCGGCCTCTTCTTCATGGACAGGATCCTCCGCAAGGGGATCAACGTCGCCGTCCACGTTCTCCGCGGCGACAAGGTTTCGGATCGCGTCGGGGTCGACATTGAGATCGTCTCCTCGGGCCTCCAGACCGGCCTTCCCCAGGGGCCTCCCGACGACGACTCGAAGACGAAGAAGCCGTTCGAAGCCGAGTGAGGAACCGTCGAGAAGGAGGACTCACGATGGCCGACCCGCATCCCGGCTTCGGCGAGCCCGAGCGCCTCAACGCCCAGGCTCTGATCCACCTGGCGCTCGCCGAGGATCTGGGCGACCGCGGCGACGCCACCACGACGGCCGTCATCCCGGAAGCCGCCCGCGGTTCGGCGCGGCTGGTCGCGAGGACGGCCGGGGTCCTCGCCGGGCTCCCGGTCGTCGCCCTGGTCCTGGAAGCCTTCGACGTTCGCGGCTGGCGGCCCCACAAGGCCGACGGCGACGCGCTCCGCGCCGGGGATCTGATCGCCGAAATCGAGGGAGACTTCCGTTCGATCCTGACCCTGGAACGCACCGCGCTCAACTTCGTGCAGAGGTTGTCCGGTGTGGCGACCCTGACGAGCCGGTTCGTCGCCGAGGTCGAGGGGACCGCAGCGAAGATCCTGGACACCCGCAAGACCACCCCCGGCTGGCGGATGCTTGAGAAGTACGCCGTCCGTTGCGGCGGCGGCTCCAACCACCGGATCGGGCTGTACGACGCCGTGCTTATCAAGGACAACCACCTCGCCTGGCTCGCCTCCCGAGGCGCCCTCGACCCGATCCCCCGCGCCCTCGCCGCCGCTCGGGCCGGCGTTCCGAAGGGGACGCTGATCGAGGTCGAAGTCGACACGCTCGATCAACTCGACGTCGCGCTGGCCTGCCGGCCCGATGTCATCCTGGTCGACAACCTCGGCCCCGAGGCTCTGGTCGAGGCCGTCCGCCGTCGCGACGCCTCG harbors:
- a CDS encoding sugar ABC transporter substrate-binding protein, which translates into the protein MRGLEFVGSGLRRSWIAAALALVSAGCETQPPPSLANRAKTTAASSGQGMKSLEVALDPNSPTEVEVLKVAARTQAGLDTVRVQFAEAAGGQAVAVREAIARKPPAIIIEAPETTDPELVKAVAEAKAKGILVVAVGRPLGGEGASAEGSGREVVVAPRPFAESAPELVKLAARNAVNGKLDPKAGALVVSRPAVDPLVADRAAALKKALADFGVAEVDEFRYEGDLAAGKAAILERLAAHPKATMVLAADSVSLAAAQGAVRRERRYSIAGYSGDESVVRSMIKTGEYAGVGLFFMDRILRKGINVAVHVLRGDKVSDRVGVDIEIVSSGLQTGLPQGPPDDDSKTKKPFEAE
- the nadC gene encoding carboxylating nicotinate-nucleotide diphosphorylase, with the translated sequence MADPHPGFGEPERLNAQALIHLALAEDLGDRGDATTTAVIPEAARGSARLVARTAGVLAGLPVVALVLEAFDVRGWRPHKADGDALRAGDLIAEIEGDFRSILTLERTALNFVQRLSGVATLTSRFVAEVEGTAAKILDTRKTTPGWRMLEKYAVRCGGGSNHRIGLYDAVLIKDNHLAWLASRGALDPIPRALAAARAGVPKGTLIEVEVDTLDQLDVALACRPDVILVDNLGPEALVEAVRRRDASAPGVLLESSGGITLATVAARARTGVDRISVGALTHSAVALDVALDVTFEEP